A genomic window from Candidatus Methylacidiphilum fumarolicum includes:
- a CDS encoding L,D-transpeptidase family protein: MAEREKNFQWLRNQTEVQISEIIVSLSEQKIYAYGTNGKLVGASIISSGKENFSTPAGEYQIIEKEKIHYSNLYGYIVDRYGNILRPGSSKERISKKWHFRGAPMPYFLRLTNSGIGFHGGPTTGRPISHGCIRLPMDFAAKLFTNTPIHTRVLVFD; the protein is encoded by the coding sequence ATGGCTGAAAGAGAGAAAAATTTTCAATGGCTTAGAAACCAAACGGAGGTTCAGATTTCAGAAATTATTGTGAGCTTATCGGAACAAAAAATCTACGCCTATGGCACCAACGGGAAGCTCGTTGGCGCATCGATTATTTCTTCAGGAAAAGAAAATTTTTCTACCCCAGCTGGAGAATACCAGATCATAGAAAAAGAAAAAATTCATTATTCAAACCTTTATGGCTATATTGTCGACCGTTATGGGAACATCCTACGGCCAGGCAGTTCTAAAGAAAGAATTTCAAAAAAATGGCATTTTCGAGGAGCCCCAATGCCCTACTTTCTGCGCTTGACAAACAGTGGTATCGGCTTTCATGGTGGGCCAACCACAGGCCGACCTATTTCTCATGGATGTATCCGATTGCCTATGGATTTTGCTGCAAAACTTTTTACAAACACCCCTATTCACACTAGAGTGCTTGTTTTCGATTAA
- a CDS encoding efflux RND transporter periplasmic adaptor subunit: MTWLTFFFYPSLYGQATDHPSGASAPEIVFEESLPRLDPSSPPQFIPGKGLFLGEITEKEMGIQIEAAVEKEIAPLYFGESQVYRVSWEKTSEQSGLKEGFAYSTSFIDAKDSEKLNVGQRVLVKSKQEGSEATYEGKIFFIDKELIPVIGKAELILQITDPKQRLQAGDWINFETSLGLVATWVTVPESAVLYTASGCFSYLFLGHGRYLRKPIEVAFVSQGIAAIKKGIEKGQEVVTHGAKQLWLLELSLSQSGGPSTY, translated from the coding sequence ATGACTTGGTTGACTTTCTTCTTTTATCCTTCCCTTTATGGACAAGCTACGGACCACCCTTCAGGAGCTTCTGCGCCAGAGATTGTTTTTGAAGAGTCGCTGCCGCGACTGGATCCATCCTCTCCACCGCAATTCATTCCTGGTAAAGGACTTTTCCTTGGTGAAATCACAGAAAAAGAAATGGGAATTCAAATAGAGGCAGCCGTCGAAAAAGAAATTGCTCCCCTCTACTTTGGAGAAAGTCAAGTTTACAGGGTCTCATGGGAAAAAACTTCCGAGCAGAGTGGTTTGAAAGAAGGTTTTGCCTATTCTACTTCTTTTATTGATGCTAAAGATTCTGAAAAACTTAACGTTGGTCAACGCGTGCTTGTTAAGTCCAAACAGGAAGGCTCAGAGGCTACCTATGAGGGAAAAATTTTTTTTATAGACAAAGAGCTCATTCCAGTCATAGGAAAAGCGGAACTCATTTTACAGATTACTGATCCTAAACAGCGTCTCCAAGCTGGCGATTGGATAAACTTTGAAACTTCCCTGGGGCTGGTTGCAACTTGGGTAACTGTTCCTGAATCCGCAGTTTTGTACACCGCCAGTGGCTGCTTTTCCTATCTTTTTTTAGGTCATGGCAGATATCTACGCAAACCGATTGAAGTCGCCTTTGTCAGTCAAGGAATAGCCGCCATAAAAAAAGGAATCGAAAAAGGACAAGAGGTCGTGACACATGGAGCCAAACAGCTCTGGTTACTCGAACTGTCTCTGTCTCAATCCGGAGGGCCTTCCACCTACTAA
- a CDS encoding TolC family protein, translating into MKIGYGMQLLSTWIFCFVAFDCLYGAENKERLLKKLVDQALTVDPTVHYFYMEIEAAKGQQIQARLFPFPQFIGYIGPWNSSGSINAPSAFIPYGYQLYQLYQPLPFPGKLKSHKEIAHLDREIAELIFLRYKLFLAFKVYSLVYSIGLTNENLRVTEEIIERFSALIAFLSQRPKIGIQGLIELRILQGGLISFLQSQRDQQQNLTTLKSQLNALLNQSPLTPLPSNILPERTFPKLNLESLRRLALTHNPTILINDLLIHRAEKELYLAKLNAYPDFTAGPFWEYNKGINTDQGGGITFTVGIPFSGSNVPGQAGFAWTTNKGNIISAQAKVSQAHSIYNATVQMINSLLGSRFAVYEKAREQLLSLPSEKILEKLKQAASIAERQYRVGSIDINRFLAVQKQYLAVSLSIRSTEIDLLSTFYELENIVGIEPSQTIF; encoded by the coding sequence ATGAAAATAGGTTATGGCATGCAACTGCTTAGCACCTGGATTTTCTGTTTTGTCGCCTTTGATTGCTTATATGGAGCAGAGAACAAAGAAAGACTTTTAAAAAAGCTGGTTGATCAAGCCCTTACAGTCGATCCCACTGTCCATTATTTTTATATGGAAATAGAAGCAGCAAAAGGTCAACAAATTCAGGCTAGACTATTTCCTTTCCCTCAGTTCATTGGATATATTGGGCCATGGAATAGCAGTGGCTCTATTAATGCTCCTTCGGCTTTCATTCCCTATGGCTATCAGTTATACCAACTTTACCAACCCCTTCCATTTCCTGGAAAGCTTAAATCTCATAAAGAAATAGCTCATCTAGACCGGGAAATTGCTGAGCTTATTTTTTTAAGATACAAATTATTTTTAGCCTTCAAAGTCTATTCCCTTGTTTACAGTATAGGCCTTACCAACGAAAATCTTCGAGTAACAGAAGAAATCATCGAAAGGTTCTCAGCGTTGATTGCTTTTTTGTCACAAAGACCTAAGATTGGTATCCAAGGTCTTATTGAACTAAGAATTCTTCAGGGAGGTTTAATTAGTTTTCTCCAGAGCCAAAGGGATCAGCAACAAAACCTGACTACTCTCAAATCCCAACTCAACGCCCTTTTAAATCAATCTCCTTTAACCCCCTTACCTTCGAACATCCTTCCTGAGAGAACTTTCCCTAAGCTAAATCTGGAATCACTACGACGTTTGGCATTAACTCACAACCCTACCATTCTTATCAATGATCTTTTAATCCACAGGGCTGAAAAAGAGCTCTACTTAGCCAAGCTAAATGCCTATCCAGATTTCACTGCTGGTCCTTTCTGGGAATACAACAAAGGAATCAATACCGATCAGGGAGGTGGGATTACCTTTACTGTAGGGATTCCTTTCAGTGGTTCAAATGTTCCAGGTCAAGCCGGATTTGCCTGGACAACAAACAAAGGAAACATTATCAGTGCACAAGCAAAAGTATCCCAAGCTCATTCCATATACAATGCTACTGTTCAAATGATTAATTCTTTGCTTGGCTCCCGATTTGCTGTTTATGAAAAAGCTCGAGAACAGCTCCTGTCATTGCCTTCAGAAAAAATTTTAGAAAAGCTGAAACAGGCAGCATCTATTGCAGAAAGACAGTATCGAGTAGGATCGATTGATATTAACCGCTTTCTAGCAGTCCAAAAACAATATCTAGCGGTTTCTTTATCAATCAGAAGTACTGAAATCGATCTGCTCTCAACTTTTTACGAATTAGAGAACATTGTCGGAATAGAACCTAGCCAAACTATATTTTAA
- a CDS encoding TolC family protein: protein MKTQPKIKAFYPFFLLELLVLCLCFFCLPPSLKGQSDQFNFSITIQNLIEEAYRRNPEILYYEAGIEAAKGQSIQAKILPYPEIVGYAGPWFSSPSQGEKSGGATGFYQEYEIVQPFFFPGKMDILKAISDKDGELARLWLNQFKLSLRAQVASLAYQLAVADVNAKATQEIVNQSKELIDFLAKRPKIGIQGLLDLRIIQGSLVDFQRMYREQEQLKKTVFAQLNAILGYPPEHPLPQNILPPVQWPIVPDLKKLLDLASKQNNFIKMRVVEIERAGKVIDSAKLMNMPDFGLGPYFIQEKGTNNNIGPGVIFTSGVPLWNQNRGNILTSEARKEQAVSMLASTWRMVQSAINSRLEVYRQATSLLAKQPLSLLDELRSAVNLAERQYRVGALPVQTFLEIQRQYIFSALTLRTAQIDAAVAFYDLQTLTGGEWSK, encoded by the coding sequence ATGAAAACTCAACCCAAAATTAAGGCTTTTTATCCTTTTTTCCTTCTGGAACTTTTGGTTCTTTGTCTCTGTTTTTTTTGTCTTCCTCCTTCTTTGAAAGGCCAATCAGATCAGTTTAACTTTTCCATTACGATTCAGAATCTCATAGAAGAAGCCTACCGGAGGAATCCAGAAATACTCTATTATGAAGCAGGGATCGAAGCGGCTAAAGGTCAATCGATCCAAGCAAAAATTTTACCCTATCCAGAAATTGTTGGCTATGCTGGTCCATGGTTTAGCTCCCCAAGCCAGGGAGAAAAATCAGGCGGGGCAACAGGTTTTTACCAGGAATACGAAATCGTTCAACCCTTTTTCTTTCCTGGTAAAATGGATATTCTTAAAGCTATTTCAGACAAAGATGGAGAGTTAGCAAGGCTTTGGTTAAATCAATTTAAGTTAAGCTTAAGAGCGCAAGTGGCAAGCCTTGCTTATCAGCTGGCTGTCGCCGATGTGAATGCAAAAGCAACACAAGAAATTGTCAACCAAAGCAAAGAACTAATCGATTTTTTAGCAAAACGCCCAAAAATCGGGATCCAAGGGCTGCTTGACCTGAGGATAATCCAGGGAAGTTTAGTTGATTTTCAGAGAATGTACAGGGAACAGGAACAACTAAAAAAAACAGTGTTTGCTCAACTCAACGCTATTCTTGGCTATCCTCCAGAGCATCCTCTTCCTCAAAATATTTTACCGCCCGTCCAATGGCCTATTGTTCCTGATCTAAAAAAGCTTCTTGATTTGGCAAGCAAACAAAACAATTTCATCAAAATGCGAGTGGTGGAAATCGAACGAGCTGGAAAAGTAATCGATTCGGCAAAGTTGATGAATATGCCAGATTTTGGTCTTGGTCCTTATTTCATTCAGGAAAAAGGGACAAACAACAATATTGGTCCAGGAGTGATTTTTACTAGTGGAGTTCCTCTTTGGAATCAGAACCGTGGAAATATTCTTACCTCTGAAGCAAGAAAAGAGCAGGCGGTTTCCATGCTCGCTTCAACTTGGAGAATGGTTCAAAGTGCGATCAACTCCAGATTAGAAGTATATAGACAAGCAACAAGCTTATTAGCTAAACAGCCACTATCTCTTTTGGATGAACTACGTTCGGCCGTCAATCTTGCCGAAAGACAGTATCGAGTCGGAGCACTGCCTGTTCAAACATTCCTAGAAATACAAAGACAATATATCTTCAGTGCGCTAACTTTAAGAACTGCACAGATCGATGCAGCTGTTGCTTTCTATGACCTACAAACCCTTACTGGTGGAGAATGGTCAAAATAA
- a CDS encoding efflux RND transporter permease subunit, translating to MPTKIIFLSIEKKEIVLGLAIVLFIVGLWSFFHLPIDAVPDLSNVQVQINTYVPAFAPEEVEKLITFPIEIEMGGIPGLETIRSLSKFGLSQVTLIFRDGTDVYRSRQLVGERLLVASSKIPPNITPTMAPIATGLGEIFNYIIRYKEGADKPSSELLQLIELRLLQEYTIRPMLRRVAGVADVNTSGGYQKLILVEPDPSRLTNVGLTIGEFGHIVGQNTEIAGGGVIDKAGEQLTVRSLGRVNTLDEIAIIPIKYAGGSQPVLVRDVAKVEVGGNIRVGAATYNGAEAVLGTVMMLIKENSRAVSERVSKQLELIQQRIPSSFEIVPVYNRAEVVNATIRTVTHNLTEGALLVTAIIFVLLGNWRSSLLIASVIPMSFLFAITLMCWLGLSGNLMSLGAIDFGLIVDGAVVVTENVLRRLSVKEALLARPISPEEKRKEIFDATLQVIGSVFFGILIITVVYLPILTLSGIEGKTFRPMAITVIFILSGSLLLSLTYVPTVAVLGLKAQKEMKDTFVVSVLKKAYLLVLHWTLASGKWIVLPAALLLIASAFIAFSRLGTEFIPRLDEGSIAAMIYRAWSSDLPSSVAMEKKTEKMLLEKFPEIKCIFSRVGTSEIATDPMPPNENDIYLMLKPKDMWRKKNGKPISKAELIELINKEISYRVPGQKVLFSQPIETRFNEMLEGVRTDLSIKWFGEDYDILTNLAKQTEAIVKSIPGTLETQIQAEGDAPSLEFIPDRQLMAKYNIEASEMNSAIYSAMAGNPVGLMIDGEKRYPITIRLPEHFRENPEEVLNLPIKSVTGGVMPLSSICHYQIYKRPRSIFRENGVRYRAVMVTFTKKDIEGYVEEIRKKVEKQIHPPKGYYVEYAGQYQNLIKARQRLFVIVPSCLLLIFFLSYIALKNFKQSLLVISSVPFAATGGILSLFFLHIPFSISAAIGMIALSGISVLASLILVTFINQLRQEGYELKEAIERSCDLRFRPILTTAAVASLGFIPMALSKGAGAEVQKPLAIVVIGGIGSSTFLTLLLLPLLYFYLEYRKEKKQVHPILKEQEFLEKK from the coding sequence ATGCCAACAAAGATCATTTTTTTATCTATCGAAAAGAAAGAAATTGTCCTTGGCTTAGCCATTGTTCTATTTATCGTCGGACTATGGTCTTTTTTCCATCTGCCTATTGATGCTGTTCCAGATTTATCGAATGTTCAAGTCCAAATTAATACCTATGTTCCCGCTTTTGCTCCAGAAGAAGTAGAAAAACTAATCACTTTTCCAATAGAAATCGAAATGGGAGGGATCCCAGGGCTAGAAACGATCCGTTCTCTAAGCAAATTCGGTCTTTCTCAAGTGACATTAATCTTCAGAGACGGCACTGATGTTTATCGCAGCAGGCAACTTGTAGGCGAAAGGCTACTGGTAGCCAGTTCGAAGATTCCACCTAATATTACCCCAACCATGGCACCCATAGCCACAGGACTGGGCGAAATTTTCAATTACATTATCCGCTATAAAGAAGGCGCAGACAAGCCTTCTTCGGAACTGCTTCAATTGATAGAACTACGACTGCTCCAGGAATACACAATTAGGCCAATGCTTAGAAGGGTAGCAGGTGTAGCTGATGTAAATACAAGCGGAGGTTATCAAAAGCTGATACTCGTAGAACCTGATCCTAGTCGGCTGACTAATGTGGGGCTTACGATTGGTGAATTTGGGCATATTGTTGGCCAAAATACGGAGATTGCCGGTGGAGGAGTCATCGATAAAGCGGGCGAACAGCTTACAGTAAGATCTTTGGGCAGGGTGAATACTCTGGATGAAATTGCGATAATCCCAATTAAATACGCCGGAGGATCACAGCCAGTATTAGTAAGGGATGTAGCTAAGGTAGAAGTGGGAGGCAACATTCGAGTAGGAGCTGCAACTTACAATGGGGCAGAAGCTGTTCTTGGAACCGTGATGATGCTTATTAAGGAAAATAGTCGAGCTGTTTCTGAGAGAGTAAGCAAGCAGTTGGAACTTATCCAACAAAGAATTCCCTCTTCCTTTGAAATTGTTCCCGTTTACAACAGGGCAGAGGTAGTTAATGCCACAATCCGAACAGTAACTCACAACTTGACGGAGGGAGCACTACTAGTCACTGCAATCATCTTTGTTTTACTGGGTAACTGGAGAAGTTCATTACTTATCGCCTCAGTCATTCCTATGTCCTTCCTTTTTGCCATCACTCTTATGTGTTGGTTGGGACTTTCCGGAAACCTTATGAGCTTAGGAGCTATTGATTTTGGATTGATCGTTGATGGAGCCGTCGTTGTTACAGAAAATGTTCTGCGGAGGTTATCTGTAAAAGAGGCTTTACTTGCTCGACCTATTAGTCCAGAAGAAAAAAGAAAAGAAATATTCGATGCTACTTTGCAAGTAATCGGTTCTGTCTTCTTTGGGATTCTAATTATTACAGTTGTCTATCTACCGATTCTCACCCTCTCTGGAATCGAAGGTAAGACCTTTAGACCTATGGCGATAACTGTTATTTTCATTCTTTCTGGCTCTCTCCTGCTGAGTTTAACCTATGTCCCAACCGTAGCCGTGCTTGGTTTAAAAGCTCAAAAGGAGATGAAAGATACATTTGTGGTCTCTGTGCTTAAAAAGGCCTATCTTTTGGTGTTACATTGGACATTAGCTTCTGGCAAATGGATAGTTCTTCCTGCTGCTCTGCTCTTAATAGCTTCCGCCTTTATAGCCTTCAGTCGGCTAGGAACCGAATTCATCCCAAGACTTGATGAAGGATCTATTGCCGCCATGATCTATAGAGCCTGGTCCAGTGATTTACCTTCCTCGGTGGCCATGGAAAAAAAGACTGAAAAGATGCTTTTAGAAAAATTCCCAGAAATCAAATGCATCTTTTCTAGAGTAGGCACTTCAGAAATTGCTACCGACCCTATGCCCCCAAACGAAAATGACATCTACTTGATGCTAAAACCAAAAGATATGTGGAGAAAGAAAAATGGAAAACCGATTTCCAAAGCAGAGCTTATTGAGTTGATAAATAAAGAAATTTCCTACCGTGTCCCTGGACAAAAAGTCCTTTTTTCCCAACCCATTGAAACACGATTCAATGAAATGCTCGAAGGCGTTCGAACGGATCTTTCGATCAAATGGTTTGGAGAAGATTACGATATTTTAACCAATTTAGCCAAGCAAACCGAAGCAATTGTCAAATCTATCCCTGGGACTCTTGAAACACAAATTCAAGCCGAAGGAGACGCTCCTTCTCTAGAATTCATTCCTGATCGACAGTTGATGGCCAAATATAATATCGAGGCAAGCGAAATGAATTCGGCAATATATTCGGCGATGGCTGGGAACCCTGTAGGTCTCATGATCGATGGAGAAAAGCGATATCCTATTACTATCCGACTTCCAGAACACTTTAGAGAAAATCCAGAAGAAGTCCTTAATCTGCCCATTAAATCGGTGACTGGCGGTGTTATGCCACTTTCCTCTATCTGCCACTACCAAATTTATAAAAGGCCGCGATCGATTTTCAGAGAAAACGGCGTTCGATATCGTGCTGTCATGGTCACTTTCACAAAGAAAGATATCGAAGGGTATGTTGAGGAAATCAGAAAAAAAGTTGAAAAACAGATTCATCCCCCTAAGGGATATTATGTTGAGTATGCCGGTCAGTATCAAAATTTAATAAAGGCAAGGCAAAGACTCTTTGTTATTGTACCCTCTTGCCTTTTACTTATCTTCTTTTTATCGTATATCGCCCTGAAAAATTTCAAACAGAGTCTTCTTGTCATTTCCAGTGTCCCTTTTGCAGCCACCGGTGGCATATTATCTCTTTTCTTTTTGCATATTCCTTTTAGTATTTCTGCAGCCATTGGTATGATCGCTCTTTCGGGGATATCCGTTCTGGCCTCTTTGATCCTTGTCACCTTTATCAACCAGCTTCGACAAGAAGGATATGAACTAAAAGAAGCAATTGAAAGAAGCTGTGACTTAAGATTTCGACCGATTCTTACCACTGCAGCGGTTGCAAGCCTTGGCTTTATCCCAATGGCACTTTCTAAAGGAGCTGGGGCTGAAGTTCAAAAACCTCTTGCCATTGTTGTCATTGGAGGGATTGGTTCATCAACTTTCCTAACCCTTTTACTGCTACCGCTTTTGTATTTTTATCTGGAATATCGAAAAGAAAAAAAACAAGTTCATCCAATACTGAAAGAGCAAGAATTCCTTGAAAAAAAATAA